The following proteins are encoded in a genomic region of Coffea eugenioides isolate CCC68of chromosome 6, Ceug_1.0, whole genome shotgun sequence:
- the LOC113773455 gene encoding uncharacterized protein LOC113773455: MNHRHPPPEPPPVASPPSPISNQSAAQIFKKTTQFFISHPFTFIFLVSLVFAFRFNVEKGAHYLISFVDGDPSLKSLISRLDLSGNQHYHHHHRHPLHIRRRRRAFLHLSRVGTLDEDFFSGDADYARSLFNPTTKFQLNGTFVILSNFNPSLGFSPDPIVDNGVSFAQTVRSGVVAFKPPPEPLETPQESASLPADANDSTEDSNAVVDLHFLLRGLELGRRDTTALIYFVGILSAAYGYVILAFLVTYTWVNGIVFYQVLNDLLRKSKNFFRAVWDGSNLGIRRLSGFVLMRWAVRDALAQLMGIYFFGEMDDQYKFFKFFMRMKLMPFSDVVPWVLGHERESLGFMASWFLVELVVSFIFAIDTWVAIVDSRKSGREVVKEGCHLLAMLLYPAVEIKCWELMACGFLARWLLSHVIGDVFALVFQSVMEVHFMVAWLLFYLAARHKDAHSIGREFGQRELEGFLEEDSSICLIPDAENCSNLLGAWSVKCFTVRGALFIQCFAAIMIQHCHCLVISSAMLLYVVYHEAIYNLYICMRTLHVYKILQSVPRLLIKE; this comes from the exons ATGAACCACCGCCACCCTCCTCCCGAACCACCTCCAGTAGCTTCGCCTCCCTCCCCGATTAGCAATCAATCGGCGGCTCAAATCTTCAAGAAAACCACCCAATTCTTCATTTCACATCCCTTCACCTTTATCTTCCTCGTCTCCCTCGTTTTCGCCTTCCGCTTCAACGTTGAGAAGGGGGCCCACTACCTCATCTCTTTCGTCGACGGCGATCCTTCTCTCAAGTCCCTCATCTCCCGTCTTGACCTATCTGGCAACCAGCATTACCACCATCACCACCGCCACCCTCTCCATATCCGCCGCCGCCGTCGCGCCTTTCTTCACCTCTCCCGCGTCGGAACCCTTGACGAAGACTTCTTCTCGGGTGACGCCGATTACGCCCGCTCCCTCTTCAATCCCACCACTAAATTCCAACTCAATGGGACCTTTGTGATTCTCTCCAATTTCAACCCCAGTCTGGGGTTTTCGCCAGACCCCATTGTGGATAACGGCGTCTCTTTCGCTCAAACAGTTCGCTCTGGCGTGGTTGCCTTTAAACCCCCTCCAGAGCCATTAGAAACCCCTCAAGAAAGCGCCTCGTTACCCGCTGATGCTAATGATTCCACCGAGGATTCAAATGCTGTTGTTGATTTACACTTCTTGCTAAGGGGTCTTGAATTAGGCCGCCGCGACACCACGGCATTGATATACTTTGTTGGGATTTTATCAGCTGCATATGGGTACGTGATCTTGGCATTCTTGGTTACTTACACCTGGGTCAATGGAATTGTATTTTATCAGGTTTTGAATGATTTGTTAAGGAAATCCAAGAACTTTTTCAGGGCTGTTTGGGATGGGTCAAATTTGGGGATAAGAAGGCTGTCTGGATTTGTTTTAATGAGGTGGGCTGTAAGGGACGCATTGGCTCAACTCATGGGGATATATTTTTTTGGGGAAATGGATGATCAGTACAAGTTTTTCAAGTTTTTTatgaggatgaaattgatgcCTTTCTCCGACGTCGTGCCTTGGGTTTTGGGGCATGAGAGAGAGAGCTTGGGGTTTATGGCGTCCTGGTTCCTGGTGGAACTGGTTGTGTCATTTATTTTTGCTATAGATACGTGGGTTGCCATTGTTGACTCGAGGAAGAGTGGGAGGGAGGTAGTGAAAGAAGGGTGCCACTTGTTGGCAATGCTGTTGTACCCTGCTGTGGAGATCAAGTGCTGGGAACTGATGGCTTGTGGTTTTCTTGCAAGATGGTTATTGAGTCACGTAATTGGAGACGTATTTGCATTGGTTTTCCAATCGGTCATGGAAGTTCATTTCATGGTGGCTTGGCTTTTGTTTTACTTGGCTGCAAGGCATAAAGATGCTCATTCAATTGGGAGGGAATTTGGGCAAAGAGAGTTGGAGGGCTTCCTTGAGG AAGATAGCAGTATTTGTCTCATTCCTGATGCTGAAAACTGCAGTAATCTTCTTGGCGCTTGGTCTGTTAAATGTTTTACAGTGAGGGGCGCCCTTTTTATCCAATGCTTTGCAGCGATCATGATTCAACACTGCCATTGTTTGGTGATATCATCAGCCATGCTTTTGTATGTAGTTTACCACGAGGCAATATATAATCTGTATATCTGCATGAGAACCCTTCATGTGTATAAGATATTGCAGTCTG TTCCTAGACTGTTGATAAAAGAGTGA
- the LOC113773418 gene encoding adenosine kinase 2, translating into MAAEEGILLGMGNPLLDISSVVDQEFLDKYDIKLNDAILAEEKHLPMYEEMASKFNVEYIAGGATQNSIRVAQWMLQIPGVTSYMGCIGKDKFGEEMKKNSAQAGVNVHYYEDESAPTGTCAVCVVGGERSLVANLSAANCYKSEHLKRPENWALVEKAKYYYIAGFFLTVSPESIQLVAEHAAAKNKVFMMNLSAPFICEFFKDVQEKVLPYMDYVFGNETEARTFSKVHGWETDNVEEIAVKISQWPKASGTHKRITVITQGADPVVVAEDGKVKLFPVIKLPKEQLVDTNGAGDAFVGGFLSQLVREKPIEDCVRGGCYAANVIIQRSGCTYPEKPDFN; encoded by the exons ATGGCAGCCGAGGAGGGAATACTTTTAGGAATGGGGAATCCCCTCTTGGATATCTCCTCCGTTGTGGACCAGGAGTTCTTGGACAA ATATGATATAAAGCTGAATGATGCCATTCTTGCAGAGGAGAAGCACTTGCCAAT GTATGAAGAGATGGCATCGAAGTTTAATGTAGAATATATTGCTGGAG gcGCCACACAAAATTCAATCAGGGTTGCTCAG TGGATGCTTCAAATTCCTGGGGTAACCAGTTACATGGGTTGCATTGGAAAAGACAAGTTTGGGgaggaaatgaagaaaaactCTGCACAAGCTGGTGTAAAT GTTCATTATTATGAGGACGAGTCTGCTCCAACGGGTACTTGTGCTGTTTGTGTTGTTGGTGGTGAAAG GTCACTTGTTGCTAACTTGTCAGCTGCAAACTGCTATAAATCTGAACACCTGAAGAGACCAGAAAATTGGGCCTTAG TTGAAAAGGCCAAGTACTACTATATTGCTGGATTCTTCCTCACTGTTTCCCCAGAGTCTATCCAGCTTGTTGCTGAGCATGCAGCTGCGAAGAACAAG GTTTTCATGATGAATCTTTCTGCGCCAtttatttgtgaatttttcaAGGATGTACAAGAAAAAGTTCTTCC GTATATGGACTATGTTTTTGGAAATGAGACAGAAGCAAGAACCTTTTCAAAAGTCCATGGCTGGGAG ACTGATAATGTTGAAGAAATAGCTGTGAAAATTTCACAATGGCCCAAGGCATCAGGAACCCACAAAAGAATCACTGTCATTACTCAGGGTGCTGATCCAGTTGTTGTTGCAGAGGATGGGAAGGTCAAGCTGTTCCCTGTGATAAAGTTGCCAAAAGAGCAACTTGTCGATACCAATGGGGCAG GTGATGCTTTTGTTGGAGGGTTTTTGTCACAATTGGTTCGAGAGAAACCCATTGAGGATTGCGTTAGGGGTGgttgctatgcagcaaatgtcATCATTCAGCGGTCTGGCTGCACCTACCCTGAGAAGCCTGATTTTAATTAa